The Scophthalmus maximus strain ysfricsl-2021 chromosome 7, ASM2237912v1, whole genome shotgun sequence genome includes a window with the following:
- the c7h11orf96 gene encoding uncharacterized protein C11orf96 homolog, giving the protein MAAVRSMVMEASGFHVLPAHLMASAMEEFPQQLPVPKGPARGKSRSRRPREARFKTQPVTFAEIAEVEEEGSSPMEEERARRSFLQSLENLRRSTQTLHCPPAAHHSCTPTPTQANLDSSDSDSTQ; this is encoded by the coding sequence ATGGCTGCTGTGCGTTCGATGGTAATGGAGGCCTCTGGCTTCCACGTCCTGCCAGCCCACCTTATGGCCTCAGCCATGGaggagttcccccagcagctGCCCGTCCCTAAGGGCCCAGCTAGGGGCAAGAGCCGCTCCCGTCGACCACGTGAGGCCCGCTTCAAAACTCAGCCCGTTACCTTTGCTGAGATtgcagaggtggaggaagagggcTCCTCTccgatggaggaggagagggcacGTCGctccttccttcagtccttGGAGAACCTGCGGCGGAGCACACAGACCCTCCACTGCCCGCCGGCGGCCCATCACAGCTGCACCCCCACACCGACACAGGCCAACCTGGACTCCAGTGACTCCGACTCCACCCAGTGA